The Winslowiella toletana region GAAAAGTCTCGTTGATCTTGTTACTGGCAAGAGGTGAAGACGAAACCAGTAATACGCTGCCTGCGGCTGACTATATTTATCAACAAGGGCGATTCATCTTGTATCAATATAATCAGCAACCATGAATATCCTGCTGATTGCCATTGCCAGCCTGCTCAGTTGTGCAGGCCAGCTTTGTCAGAAACAGGCCACTCACCGCCGCGGCGTGGTGCGATATAAACGGCATATGCTGTTATGGCTGGGCCTCAGTGTGCTGCTGCTGGGTAGCGCAATGCTGGTGTGGCTGTGGGTATTACAGCAGGTGCCGGTTAGCGTCGCCTATCCGATGCTTAGCCTGAATTTTATTGTTATCGCCCTTGCCGCGCGCTGGTTGTGGCAGGAGCGCATCAGCCTGCGTCACGCCCTGGGGATTATGCTGATTGTCGCCGGAGTAATGGTCTTGGGAATTTACGCATGATTGGCTATCTGTGGGCGGCACTCAGTATTTTGTTGGTGAGCGCAGCACAGCTCAGTATGAAATGGGCGATGCTGAATTTGCCGCCCGCCAGCGACCTGCAGGCGTTTTTTTACGCCTTACTGGCCGTCACCCCCGGGGCAATTGCGCTGCTCGCCGGGCTGAGCGCCTATGGATTCTCAATGTTGTGCTGGGTGGTGGCGCTGCACTATATCAGCCTGAGCCGCGCCTATCCGCTGCTCAGTCTGAGTTATATTCTGGTGTGGTTAGCCGCGCTGTTTTTACCTGGTCTGAATGAACCTTTTTACTGGGGGACGCTGGGCGGTGTGGTGTTGATTGTCAGCGGCCTGCTGGTGATCTGCTGGCCTGAGCGCGGTCGGAAAACGGAATAACCGACTCACGTAACATCAGTTTGCCTCTGAACGGCGTCTGCGGAACATTTGCTTTGCCGTCGAGTAAGTTGAGCAGCCGGTTCAGCGTCTCTTTGATCATCTCCGCCACCGGCACATGCACGGTAGTTAAAGTCGGAATAAAGAACGAAGCGGTTGGCGTATCGTCGAAACCCAGCAGGGAAATCTGCTGCGGTACGCTGATTCCCGCCTGGTGAAAGGCTCTGGCAGCGCCAATCGCCATATCGTCATTACCGGCAACCAGAGCCGAAAAGTCGACGCCGCGCGCCAGCAACTGCTGTGCGGCCAGTCTTCCACTCTCGGGCGTCCATGCTCCCTCGATCACTCGCGCCGCTTCAAACTCAATATTGTGTGCTGCCAGCGCCTGCTGATAACCGGCATAGCGGCTTTCGCTGGTTGGTGAACCGCTGATGCCGCGAATAAAGGCGATCTGACGGTGGCCCTGTATAATCAGATGGCTGACCGCCTCCAGGCTATCCTGTTGATGCGCGGCAAACACACAGTTATCCGGGTGGCGGCTGAGCTGGCGGTTAACCACCATGATCGGCTGCGGATGCTGTTCAATAATCGCATCCAGCTCCGCCGGATTGAGAAAGCGCGGATAGATAATGATTGCGTCACAGCGCAGATCGAGTAAAAACTGGATCGCCTGACGTTCCTCTTCCGCGCTGTGCTTACCATCGGCCAGAATCAGCTGACGACCATGCTGCTCAGTCAGCGTGGCGGTTTGAAACAGCAGTTCGCTGAAGTAGGGGCCATGGTACAGCGTGTTGGTTACCACCAGACCGATACTTTGCGATTTACGCGTCGCCAGATTACGCGCCAGCAGATTGGGCCGATAGCCGGTCTCTTCAATCGCCTTAAATACCCGATCCCTGGTGGTTTTGCTGACATAGCTATTGCCGGCAAGCACGCGTGAAACCGTCGCCTTAGAGACGCCAGCCTTTTTCGCCACATCTAGCATCGTCGTCATACTGGATTCCTGAACATGAAAACTCCGGGCGCAGTTTAACGTATTGCGATTTTATCTGCAGCAGCTAACGTTGCGGCGCAATAATACGGTTAATTTTGCAGGCGGTTATGCTCGTGGTTTAATAATGTCTGAAACAAGTAATAGTTCGAAATTAAAATATATTCAATTATTATTTTATTGCGTTTTTTATAAGCTTTGCTGCCCACTGCGATCCGAATCACAAAATGTGAAAAGTAATATGAAACCGGTTGCAGATTGTTGCTTGATTTGTCTAAATCAGGTTAAACAACAGGCGGGAGATAGCGATGAAAAAAATTTTACTGTGCTGTGCCGGCGGGATGTCTACCAGTATGCTGGTGCAAAGAATGGAAAAAGAAGCGAAAGAACAAGGGATTGACGTAGAGTTACTGGCGGTTGGCTTTGATGACTTTGCCAGCCAGATTGATGCATGGGACTGCTGCCTGTTGGGGCCGCAAATAAAATATAAATTAGCGGATTTTCAGGCGATTGCTGCGGAGAAGCATAAGCCGGTGGCGGTCATTAATACCATGGATTACGGTATGATGAACGGTAAAAAGGTATTGAATGATGCACTGGCGTTGATCACCCCACGCGGAGAATAATAATGGGCGCATTCAGTGAATCATTATTTGGCATTATTGAAAATCGTATCAGTCCGGTAGCGGCACGGTTGTCAAATCAACGACACGTAACGGCAATTAAAGACGGATTTATTTCGTCGATGCCGTTTCTGATTGTCGGCTCTTTTATGCTGCTGTTTGCCCATCCGCCTTTTAGCGCCGACAGCCAGTGGGCGATTGCCAAGTGGTGGCTGGGGATGGTGGCCAGCTATTCTGAGCAAATCATGATGCCGTTCAATATGACCATGGGCATTATGGCGGTGTATATCGCCGCGGCTATCTCTTATAACCTGGCGCTAAGCTATAAAATGAATGGTTTTATGGCTGCCTGCCTGTCACTGATGTCATTTCTGGTCGTGGCCGCACCGCACACCAATGGCGCACTGCCGGTCGGATCGTTGGGCGGCGAGGGTATTTTTACCGCTATTCTGGTGGCGCTTTACAGCACTGAATTAATGCACTTCCTGCAAAAACATAATATTGGCATCAAATTGCCGGAGCAGGTGCCACCGAAGATCCGCCAGTCGTTCGATCTGCTGATTCCGATTCTGGCTATCTTTCTGACGCTGTTCCCGCTAAGCCTGTTTATTCAGCATGAATTTGGCATGCTGCTGCCACAGGCGATTATGGCAATCTTTGCGCCGATTATCTCGGCCTCGGACTCGCTGCCGGCGGTTCTGATTGCGGTGTTGCTTTGCCATTTGCTGTGGTTCGCTGGTATTCA contains the following coding sequences:
- the arnF gene encoding 4-amino-4-deoxy-L-arabinose-phosphoundecaprenol flippase subunit ArnF encodes the protein MGYLWAALSILLVSAAQLSMKWAMLNLPPASDLQAFFYALLAVTPGAIALLAGLSAYGFSMLCWVVALHYISLSRAYPLLSLSYILVWLAALFLPGLNEPFYWGTLGGVVLIVSGLLVICWPERGRKTE
- the arnE gene encoding 4-amino-4-deoxy-L-arabinose-phosphoundecaprenol flippase subunit ArnE → MNILLIAIASLLSCAGQLCQKQATHRRGVVRYKRHMLLWLGLSVLLLGSAMLVWLWVLQQVPVSVAYPMLSLNFIVIALAARWLWQERISLRHALGIMLIVAGVMVLGIYA
- a CDS encoding PTS sugar transporter subunit IIC is translated as MGAFSESLFGIIENRISPVAARLSNQRHVTAIKDGFISSMPFLIVGSFMLLFAHPPFSADSQWAIAKWWLGMVASYSEQIMMPFNMTMGIMAVYIAAAISYNLALSYKMNGFMAACLSLMSFLVVAAPHTNGALPVGSLGGEGIFTAILVALYSTELMHFLQKHNIGIKLPEQVPPKIRQSFDLLIPILAIFLTLFPLSLFIQHEFGMLLPQAIMAIFAPIISASDSLPAVLIAVLLCHLLWFAGIHGAVIVGGILQAFWLTNLGINQQELNAGQPITQIFIEPFWQFFIVVGGSGSTMGLVFLYLRSRAPHLRSIGKLGLVPSMFNINEPIIFGSPVVMNPLLFIPFVTAPLVNAIIAWVATRTDLVNHVISLAPWTTPGPIGAAWSTGWDYRAIILVAVLIGVSTLIYYPFFKMYERQLLAQAEAEEKQNLQTAESH
- a CDS encoding LacI family DNA-binding transcriptional regulator, which translates into the protein MTTMLDVAKKAGVSKATVSRVLAGNSYVSKTTRDRVFKAIEETGYRPNLLARNLATRKSQSIGLVVTNTLYHGPYFSELLFQTATLTEQHGRQLILADGKHSAEEERQAIQFLLDLRCDAIIIYPRFLNPAELDAIIEQHPQPIMVVNRQLSRHPDNCVFAAHQQDSLEAVSHLIIQGHRQIAFIRGISGSPTSESRYAGYQQALAAHNIEFEAARVIEGAWTPESGRLAAQQLLARGVDFSALVAGNDDMAIGAARAFHQAGISVPQQISLLGFDDTPTASFFIPTLTTVHVPVAEMIKETLNRLLNLLDGKANVPQTPFRGKLMLRESVIPFSDRAQASRSPAGR
- a CDS encoding PTS sugar transporter subunit IIB, with amino-acid sequence MKKILLCCAGGMSTSMLVQRMEKEAKEQGIDVELLAVGFDDFASQIDAWDCCLLGPQIKYKLADFQAIAAEKHKPVAVINTMDYGMMNGKKVLNDALALITPRGE